Proteins from a genomic interval of Streptomyces sp. Tu6071:
- a CDS encoding transglycosylase SLT domain-containing protein, with amino-acid sequence MAISAGGPIKVGSGYVDVFLKIDQKTKAEFRKTLVSTLEKTGLEAGKAFAKAAGKGFETLPTEVKKAAKKTSAAVEKEAKDTKSALARIEAAITKEYGKEAAKRFKEARQLEQEKRSLVEGTSAATRTAIKATVQAEERAARDAATRWQTSERSRIRLIQQREREAVQAERAATAEARRELAAQAAAQRQAEAERRAEIRRTAVAQQAAARASLRTQLDAATAIAATNRQQIQSHRRLITQVTRPTTDAVNKWTKAFEGGAEGLHKVGTNAVEAGNLVRDKLLAPLALVSAAITTIGVKSADMMIQSQTGLKGMGVNTPDINEMLKEMTQYGIATPYSVNDMLMYGTRYVRANASHSEDFNSSNPARQSKGSHAVTQRANDMVKMIGDSAAFGGITDPNMVSQGLYALEVIQDMGRAPLRNVKQLERATGIPAQNIAQLMGFRDRPYTASELKKMRASDKKRGVSRTLPTDYEASAQLMDFMANAKETGGLSGEQLIDALLRHWEDPESGIKGSAARMGSATISGRIQQMQEGAQYRLGQLFYKEGKDGTFEYTGLGEKIMGKKTPQYSYDRKGEKTLDGYTYEGGYLQQIQEEGKKLLPGLVKLTEVSFEVADTFMEMIAWITDFGKSHSSWAKFALTVAKWVAIVTPFLIAIGLFTKLLGKFGKMITPVVSGGARAARGATRVARQVNTGLASRQAGGTFREGYRTRRQTLRNGDDRSIARRTVDSVTGQNSQVDRLRQEIQRLEDEIKDTNDRSAELRRSIRALDGEHLNQLIRQLSGSGDSSVSGASRQAANSVSDVRTEVRQANSASLAAIRDQLQETYAKADTLTRKLRDSEQQIKALDSRKLGSLREQQVKTTTNQVEKLAGAIRSAETAVKDLNKKSLTALRKHFTDTTSAVNKTTKAVKSLSDAVNTLKAKSLKALRDWFDKVTSAANKASKTIGTKGGTSSLNGRVSTLSKQSLTGLNKSMDTLGDRLSRAKKEASELNTQLGNISKHGGGSSSGGSKKSKKKKARGGVMKASDVDSVGVLPGYSPWVDSIPAVLSPGEAVLRPEVTQAIGPGTINAWNAMAVRGQISRYARGGVAGKLGLDQIREWMDFTNVGPLVSSAFQTMTMDSTSNALGGDIQSGIIGTGTDAAHYEGSAFSGKTRQGYDFFTDDIWKLLRRVPTIIGQAAGVVGGTFAPVSKEYFWDDVWKGSGNIYDRGRKYLGDLFSWKTVKGVGSNLWNGLRESAGSLWTIGKTLVTDPMSLVQDSVSGIWSAVQDSYNNYAGMFKSVKSVIDSPKEYAKQVAGDFMDTAKENMPNTKGLFDFDKTDKLSGKMPNGKALDAAGSTPGGGGNVERWRPVVLNALSSLGLSSKYADLVLHRIQVESGGNPLAVNNWDINARNGTPSKGLMQTIQPTFDRYAGLYKGMGIFNPLANIYAGLNYARHRYNSGWTKALSGNAGYWMGTKSAARGSRVVGENGREIVDFQGGERVYNNAETEALLNGKKYEIHVHEARNEPTPQAVMRALRQAEALFTKF; translated from the coding sequence ATGGCTATTTCTGCTGGTGGGCCCATCAAAGTGGGGTCGGGTTATGTAGACGTATTCCTCAAGATAGATCAGAAGACCAAAGCCGAGTTCCGTAAGACTCTGGTCTCCACTCTCGAAAAGACTGGCCTGGAAGCGGGCAAAGCATTCGCCAAGGCTGCCGGAAAGGGTTTTGAAACTCTTCCGACGGAAGTGAAGAAGGCCGCTAAAAAGACCTCCGCCGCTGTGGAGAAAGAGGCCAAGGACACTAAAAGTGCGCTTGCTCGTATTGAAGCGGCTATCACCAAAGAGTACGGCAAAGAAGCTGCCAAGCGATTCAAGGAAGCGCGACAACTTGAACAGGAGAAACGCTCTCTTGTGGAAGGTACGTCCGCCGCCACCCGTACGGCCATCAAAGCGACCGTACAGGCTGAGGAGAGGGCGGCTCGTGACGCTGCTACCCGCTGGCAGACCTCTGAGCGATCCCGGATCAGGCTCATACAGCAGAGGGAGCGTGAGGCCGTCCAGGCGGAGCGTGCTGCCACGGCGGAGGCCCGCCGCGAGCTGGCGGCCCAGGCCGCTGCTCAGCGCCAGGCCGAGGCAGAACGACGGGCGGAGATACGCCGGACGGCAGTAGCCCAGCAGGCTGCCGCACGGGCGTCCCTACGGACACAGCTCGATGCGGCTACAGCGATTGCCGCGACCAACCGGCAGCAGATCCAGAGTCACCGACGCCTGATCACGCAGGTAACCCGCCCTACGACCGATGCCGTGAACAAGTGGACTAAGGCATTTGAGGGCGGGGCAGAGGGCCTGCACAAGGTCGGGACGAACGCCGTTGAGGCGGGCAACCTCGTCCGTGACAAACTCCTTGCTCCGCTCGCTCTTGTTTCTGCGGCAATCACAACGATTGGTGTCAAGTCCGCTGACATGATGATTCAGTCTCAGACTGGACTCAAGGGCATGGGCGTCAATACTCCTGACATTAACGAAATGCTCAAGGAGATGACGCAGTACGGTATTGCTACTCCGTATTCTGTCAATGACATGCTTATGTACGGCACGCGTTATGTGCGTGCCAATGCGTCCCACTCAGAGGACTTTAATTCGTCTAATCCCGCACGCCAGAGCAAGGGCTCTCACGCTGTAACTCAGCGGGCTAATGACATGGTGAAAATGATTGGTGACTCAGCCGCTTTTGGTGGCATCACCGATCCGAACATGGTGAGCCAGGGCCTTTATGCCCTTGAGGTTATTCAGGATATGGGTCGCGCTCCTCTGCGAAACGTGAAGCAGCTTGAGCGTGCAACGGGTATCCCCGCTCAGAACATTGCCCAGCTCATGGGTTTCCGTGATAGGCCGTACACGGCGTCTGAACTGAAAAAAATGCGAGCTTCCGATAAGAAGCGGGGGGTTTCACGAACTCTTCCCACAGATTATGAGGCTTCTGCTCAGCTCATGGATTTCATGGCGAATGCCAAAGAGACCGGGGGCCTGAGCGGTGAACAGCTCATTGATGCTCTGCTACGGCACTGGGAAGATCCCGAATCCGGCATTAAGGGCTCTGCGGCTCGCATGGGTTCGGCTACCATCTCTGGTCGCATTCAACAGATGCAGGAAGGTGCTCAATACCGTCTTGGGCAGCTCTTTTATAAAGAGGGCAAGGACGGCACCTTTGAGTACACGGGTCTTGGCGAAAAGATCATGGGCAAGAAGACGCCCCAGTATTCATATGACCGGAAGGGCGAGAAAACCCTAGACGGCTACACGTATGAGGGCGGGTATCTACAGCAGATTCAGGAGGAGGGAAAGAAGCTTCTCCCTGGTCTGGTGAAACTAACGGAAGTCTCGTTTGAGGTTGCCGACACGTTCATGGAGATGATTGCCTGGATAACCGACTTCGGTAAGAGCCATTCCAGTTGGGCCAAGTTCGCCCTGACTGTTGCTAAATGGGTTGCCATTGTGACTCCATTCCTCATCGCAATTGGTCTCTTCACGAAACTTCTTGGGAAGTTCGGAAAAATGATTACGCCCGTTGTTTCGGGTGGGGCCAGGGCTGCCCGAGGTGCTACACGAGTCGCGAGGCAGGTTAATACCGGTCTGGCCTCTCGGCAGGCCGGGGGCACGTTCCGTGAGGGGTACAGGACCCGCAGGCAGACATTGCGCAACGGTGATGACCGAAGCATTGCACGCAGAACCGTGGACAGTGTTACGGGTCAGAATTCTCAGGTTGACAGGCTCCGTCAGGAGATTCAGAGGCTTGAGGATGAGATCAAGGATACGAATGATCGTAGTGCTGAACTGCGTCGCTCTATTCGAGCCCTTGACGGGGAACACCTCAACCAGCTAATCCGGCAGCTCAGCGGCAGCGGAGATAGCTCAGTGAGTGGCGCTAGCCGTCAGGCGGCGAACTCCGTCTCTGATGTCCGTACTGAGGTACGGCAGGCCAATTCTGCGAGCCTTGCTGCGATCCGTGATCAGCTCCAGGAAACGTACGCGAAAGCGGACACTCTAACTCGCAAGCTGAGGGATTCCGAGCAGCAGATTAAGGCGCTTGATTCACGCAAGCTGGGAAGCCTACGTGAACAGCAGGTCAAGACCACCACCAATCAGGTTGAGAAACTGGCGGGTGCGATTCGTTCTGCCGAGACCGCTGTAAAGGATCTCAACAAGAAATCGTTGACAGCTCTGCGTAAACATTTCACGGACACTACTTCCGCAGTCAATAAGACGACTAAGGCCGTTAAAAGTCTGTCGGATGCCGTGAACACCCTCAAGGCCAAGAGCCTCAAGGCTCTCCGGGATTGGTTCGACAAGGTTACTTCGGCAGCTAACAAGGCGAGCAAAACGATTGGCACTAAGGGGGGCACGTCTTCTCTTAATGGCAGGGTTTCCACTCTGTCTAAGCAGTCGCTAACTGGGCTCAATAAGTCGATGGACACTCTTGGGGATCGCCTCTCCAGGGCTAAGAAGGAAGCTTCCGAGCTGAATACTCAGCTTGGGAACATTTCGAAGCATGGGGGTGGCTCTTCCTCCGGGGGGTCTAAGAAGTCCAAAAAGAAGAAGGCTCGCGGCGGCGTAATGAAAGCCTCTGACGTTGATAGCGTCGGAGTCCTGCCAGGTTATTCACCTTGGGTAGACAGTATTCCCGCTGTCCTCTCCCCTGGCGAGGCTGTACTACGCCCTGAGGTAACTCAGGCTATTGGGCCAGGAACCATTAACGCATGGAATGCGATGGCTGTACGCGGTCAGATATCCCGTTACGCACGTGGTGGTGTCGCTGGGAAACTGGGTTTGGATCAGATTCGGGAATGGATGGACTTCACGAACGTGGGGCCGTTGGTTTCCTCTGCCTTCCAGACCATGACCATGGACAGTACCTCCAATGCTCTCGGCGGAGACATTCAGTCCGGGATCATCGGAACGGGTACAGATGCCGCCCATTACGAGGGATCTGCATTCTCTGGGAAAACGCGACAGGGTTACGACTTCTTCACCGACGACATTTGGAAGCTTCTTCGGAGGGTTCCGACCATTATTGGCCAGGCCGCTGGTGTTGTTGGTGGTACCTTCGCCCCGGTTTCGAAAGAGTATTTTTGGGATGATGTCTGGAAAGGCTCGGGCAACATCTACGACCGAGGTCGTAAATACCTGGGGGATCTCTTCTCATGGAAGACGGTTAAGGGTGTCGGGTCTAACCTGTGGAATGGCCTTCGGGAATCCGCTGGTTCCCTGTGGACCATCGGTAAAACCCTCGTAACCGATCCCATGTCGCTAGTACAGGACTCTGTTAGTGGTATTTGGAGTGCTGTACAGGACTCGTATAACAACTATGCCGGGATGTTCAAATCCGTCAAGAGCGTAATTGATTCCCCGAAGGAGTATGCGAAGCAAGTTGCCGGGGATTTCATGGACACGGCGAAAGAAAATATGCCCAACACTAAGGGCCTATTTGATTTCGACAAGACAGACAAGCTTTCCGGCAAAATGCCTAACGGCAAGGCTCTTGACGCTGCGGGCAGTACGCCCGGGGGCGGCGGAAACGTTGAACGCTGGCGCCCTGTTGTTCTCAATGCTCTCAGTTCGCTAGGGCTTTCCAGCAAGTATGCCGATTTGGTGCTTCATCGCATTCAGGTGGAGTCTGGGGGCAACCCTCTAGCGGTCAACAACTGGGACATCAATGCCCGGAACGGCACACCGTCTAAGGGCCTCATGCAGACCATTCAGCCTACCTTTGATAGGTATGCGGGCCTGTATAAGGGGATGGGCATTTTCAACCCGCTAGCCAACATTTATGCCGGGCTTAACTATGCCCGGCATAGGTACAATTCGGGATGGACTAAAGCCCTGTCCGGCAATGCCGGGTATTGGATGGGCACCAAATCTGCGGCTCGTGGTTCCCGGGTAGTTGGGGAGAATGGCAGGGAAATCGTGGATTTCCAGGGCGGTGAACGCGTGTACAACAACGCTGAAACAGAGGCCCTGCTCAATGGGAAAAAGTATGAGATTCACGTTCATGAGGCTCGTAACGAGCCCACACCGCAGGCTGTAATGCGGGCTCTCCGACAGGCAGAGGCCCTATTCACTAAATTCTGA
- a CDS encoding phage tail domain-containing protein, producing MPPLALFSDESPNLDGAIFRNSRTSSREIMIPVYLHGIDRQSINALKRQFFQALNPARGYCVLSFTEGSGVTRRINAYYKGGLEGSEGEESGFTFTRYGLTFTAMEPWFYADQVTSQQWTFGDSAKPFLSSTRAFLPLQVVSGVLGGDGAANVVIRNDGDIDAWPVWALTGPVKSFSLVGPDGATVEALARADGSDVVPSGRTLTIDTRPGHKTARDDLGANFWDRLSTNPVFWAVEPGETRATVNVVAGSGMASISLSFRPRFASYI from the coding sequence ATGCCTCCCCTGGCCCTGTTTTCGGATGAGAGTCCCAATCTCGATGGTGCGATCTTTCGTAACAGCCGTACGTCAAGCCGGGAAATCATGATTCCTGTTTACCTGCATGGAATTGACCGGCAGAGCATCAACGCACTTAAGCGCCAGTTCTTTCAGGCCCTCAACCCCGCGCGAGGTTATTGCGTGCTGTCCTTCACGGAAGGCAGTGGGGTAACTCGCCGGATTAACGCCTACTACAAAGGCGGGCTTGAGGGTAGTGAGGGCGAGGAGTCCGGATTTACGTTCACTCGTTATGGGCTCACGTTCACAGCTATGGAGCCATGGTTCTACGCGGATCAGGTCACATCCCAGCAATGGACGTTCGGAGACTCCGCAAAACCATTCCTGAGTTCCACCAGAGCCTTCCTACCACTACAGGTGGTGTCCGGGGTCCTCGGAGGGGACGGGGCTGCCAACGTAGTGATCCGCAATGATGGGGACATTGATGCGTGGCCTGTATGGGCCCTCACAGGCCCTGTCAAAAGCTTCTCCCTAGTGGGCCCTGACGGGGCCACCGTTGAGGCTCTAGCACGGGCTGACGGCTCCGATGTGGTGCCCTCTGGTAGGACGCTGACGATTGACACGCGGCCTGGGCACAAGACGGCTAGGGATGATCTTGGAGCTAACTTTTGGGATCGTCTTTCCACCAATCCGGTTTTCTGGGCTGTTGAGCCGGGCGAAACCCGGGCAACGGTAAATGTGGTAGCAGGGTCGGGGATGGCGTCTATTTCTTTGTCTTTTCGCCCACGATTCGCAAGCTACATCTGA
- a CDS encoding siphovirus ReqiPepy6 Gp37-like family protein — protein sequence MRRIGEIDEWISLDFTVRLCEEGSWQLLIKAGTTQAELIQKGGGIVIWQDGVNTPLLSGQVDTFQLYWTTVQHTGPGSVYIAGKCHNTLAYRRLAFPDPSRSAVDQWKSSVSSRAIPASTAAAKMIYDELNKSIGPGAVADRRVAGLNLQPSSLTNKGMADTLRFDEVGEKLATWYDTTGVAYRLIYNAETQLIDLVIFQPRDLSKSVRLSPELGNLREYIWTVSAPKVTRAIVGCDGENQERYYYQKIDTASEEEWGLQIETFVDRRDIQLKWDIPNGKVVKSDSEMTDADFQAAKDAAVDAATSALSEGEKNGNFQIYPIDTETCLFGRDYFVGDRITVAINGVEYVDVVREVTISVDDGGNAVDVHPKIGEQGSGEPLNLYATVDELRKKLRRLEARM from the coding sequence ATGAGGCGTATCGGGGAGATCGATGAATGGATCTCTCTTGACTTTACAGTGCGACTTTGCGAGGAGGGCTCATGGCAGCTCCTCATCAAAGCGGGGACTACACAGGCTGAGCTAATCCAAAAGGGCGGGGGCATTGTTATTTGGCAGGATGGCGTTAACACGCCCCTTCTTTCCGGACAGGTAGACACCTTTCAGCTCTACTGGACGACCGTGCAGCACACAGGCCCAGGGTCCGTATACATTGCTGGTAAATGCCATAACACCCTCGCTTACCGACGCCTCGCCTTTCCCGACCCGTCCCGTTCTGCGGTAGACCAGTGGAAATCTTCTGTATCCTCCCGGGCTATCCCTGCCAGCACTGCGGCGGCGAAAATGATTTATGACGAGCTGAACAAGAGCATTGGGCCGGGGGCCGTAGCTGATCGAAGGGTTGCGGGGTTGAACCTCCAACCATCAAGCCTTACCAATAAGGGCATGGCGGATACGCTGCGATTCGATGAAGTCGGGGAAAAACTGGCTACCTGGTACGACACCACGGGTGTTGCTTACCGACTGATCTATAACGCTGAAACCCAACTTATTGATTTGGTGATCTTCCAGCCTCGCGACCTTTCTAAATCTGTTCGCCTGTCTCCTGAGCTTGGAAACCTGCGGGAATATATCTGGACTGTGTCAGCGCCTAAGGTGACTCGCGCCATTGTTGGATGTGATGGCGAGAATCAGGAGCGCTACTACTACCAGAAGATTGACACAGCATCGGAGGAAGAGTGGGGCTTGCAAATCGAAACCTTTGTTGACCGGCGAGACATTCAATTGAAGTGGGATATCCCTAACGGGAAGGTCGTTAAGTCCGACTCTGAAATGACCGATGCAGACTTTCAGGCCGCTAAGGATGCGGCCGTTGATGCTGCTACTTCCGCCCTCTCTGAGGGTGAGAAGAATGGTAACTTTCAGATTTACCCCATCGACACGGAAACTTGCCTGTTTGGCCGTGACTATTTCGTTGGCGATCGCATTACGGTCGCAATCAACGGAGTTGAATACGTAGACGTTGTGCGAGAGGTAACCATCTCTGTTGATGACGGTGGAAACGCTGTAGACGTTCACCCGAAGATCGGGGAACAGGGCTCCGGAGAGCCGTTGAATCTTTATGCGACGGTGGATGAACTCCGCAAGAAGTTGCGTCGCCTAGAAGCGAGGATGTAA